The Candidatus Neomarinimicrobiota bacterium region TCATTCCAAAATTCGAATCCGTTTTTGTCTGCTGGTCTGCCCGGACACAATTTCGATCTTACTTTTGGGTACAGACCAATATTCCGCAAGTGCCGTTTTTACCGCAGCGTTGGCTTTCCCCTTTTCCGGTGTAGAAGTCACGTACACTTTGAGTGTATCAATTTCTTCCGCTACGGCGTTTCGCGAAGCA contains the following coding sequences:
- a CDS encoding DUF167 domain-containing protein, with product MVTNKFIEIKVIPRASRNAVAEEIDTLKVYVTSTPEKGKANAAVKTALAEYWSVPKSKIEIVSGQTSRQKRIRILE